The stretch of DNA ACGGCCGACAGCGGAGAGGATGTGATAATGAGTTCCTCGGAAGCCGATTACGCCGCCAATTTAGAACTCGCAAAAATCGGTGTTTCAGAAGACGAGAGGGAAGGGCTGAGAACAACCTCCGGTCTTGACGAACTCTCCGAGGTTCATACTCCAGATCTTAAGACGGTCGAGGAGGTGGCGCAGCTTTTAAAGGTCGGGCCGGAAAAACTGATAAAAACCCTTATAGTGCGTACCGAGACGGAACCAGTCGTTGCGCTTGTAAGAGGAGACACAGATCTCAGCCTGACCAAGCTTCGAAATTTTCTCGGGTGTGATGTCACGGAACTTGCCGATCCGCAGACAATTCTGGAAATTTCAGGAGGCCCGCTTGGATTCAGCGGGCCCGTGGAACTTAAGAGAAAGAACGTGAGGGTGATTGCGGACAAATCCGTTCGCAATATGAAAAACGCCGTGACGGGAGCCAACAAAGGCGACCACCACATAACCGGCGTTAACCCCGGGCGGGACTTTGAAGCCGATTCCTATGCGGACATAAGGGTGGCAAGGGAAGGGGATCCGTGCCCGGTTTCCGAAAACGGAGTTCTGAAGGCGTCAAGAGGCATTGAAGTCGGACATGTTTTCAAACTGGGGACCAAGTACAGCGAAGCCATGGGAGCCACATACGTAGATGAGAACGGGGTCGAAAAACCGCTTGTTATGGGTTGTTACGGAATCGGGATAGGAAGAACGGTAGCAGCGGCGATAGAACAGAATAACGATGAGTACGGAATAAAATTTCCCGTCCCCATAGCTCCGTTTGAAGTTTCCGTGCTTCCGATAAACATGAAGCAGCAGGATGTGAAGGACGTAGCGGAGAAAGTATACTCAGCGCTTCTCCACGATGGAGTGGATGTTCTTATCGATGACAGGGCGGAGACCGCTGGCGTGAAATTCAAAGACTCGGATCTGCTCGGAATCCCGATTCAGGTCACTGTCGGGCAAAGAAGCCTGAAAGAGGGCAAGGTGGAGATAAAGAATAGAAACTCCGGTGAGAGAATAAGCATTACCGTGGAAGAAGCCTCAGGAGAAATTGCTGCTCTTTTGGCTGAAGAGAGATAAGAAGAACCTCGGGGCGCAAATTCTGGGGTTTATATACTTACACTGCCCAAAAGTGTGATAGAATGTGAGCATGGGCTTAATGTGTTCCCTACGGAGCAAGTTCGAGATAATACTGCAGCGTCCGGGCAGTATAGAGAAGCGCTTAAAATGAGTGACGTAGAATTTAAAATCCAGCTCGATCAGTTCAAAGGAGTTCTGATAATAAGCATATCCGGCGAGATCAAAGGCCTGAGCGGACGGGAATTTCACCGTGAGATATTCCAGAGAATCCAGGAGCAGGATGTTCCTATAGTTCTGGATCTCGAAGGGCTGAACTACATCAACAGCATGGGACTGCGCTCGATCCTGCTTGTCGCCAAAAGGCAGCAGGAGAACAAAGCGAAGTTCGCGGTGTGCTCCCTGTCCAAACCTATGAGAGAAGTATTCGAGATCACGTGTTTTGACCGAATCATGCCGGTGCTCGATTCCCGCTCCGAAGCCATAGCAGCGGTAACTTAAAAGTCCGTCCGATACAGGTAACGGATATCCTTAAACCCATACAGCGTCGGAATCACGTTGCCGAGACTAACAAAAAAAATGATTCACAGGATTTGTGAACGAAACAATCTGGTTGCGGTTCTCGCCCTGGTTCTCACTACCAAGTTTAGCCTTTAATCTTTAGCTATTTCTTTCTGAAAGTGAAGTTTCCTTCTTTGTCCAGATCCACTTTTACCGTGGCTGAATCCTTGAAACTCCCTTTCAATATCTGGTTTGCAAGCGGGTCCTGTATATATTTCTGTACGGCGCGTTTAAGCGGTCTCGCCCCGAAAACGGGATCGTAACCAATATCGACCAGCCTTGTAACGGCTTTCTCGGAAAGTTGTATAGCGAGATTTTTCTCCGCAAGCCTCTCTTTTAGATATCCGATCTGTATCTCGGCTATTTTAATGAGGTCTGTTCTTTTCAGAGCGCTGAATATGACAACTTCGTCAATTCTGTTTAGAAATTCAGGACGAAAGTAGTTTCTGAGCATCTCGTTTATTCTGTTTTCCATTTCCTCGCTGTTCCCTGACGATTCCTGTATGTGCTGGCTCCCCAAGTTTGAGGTCATTATTATTACAGTGTTGCGGAAATCAACGGTTCTTCCCTGCCCATCGGTGAGTCTTCCGTCGTCAAGAATCTGAAGAAGCAGGTTAAACACATCGGAGTGCGCTTTTTCTATCTCGTCAAAAAGCACCACGGAGTAGGGTCGTCTCCTCACGGTTTCTGAAAGCTGCCCGCCTTCCTCGTATCCGACATACCCGGGAGGGGCTCCGATCAGTCTTGATACCGAGTGCTTCTCCATATACTCACTCATGTCAATTCGTACAATCGCATCTTCATTGTCGAACATGAATTCGGCAAGTGATCTGGCGAGTTCAGTCTTCCCAACCCCTGTAGGTCCGAGGAATATAAACGAGCTTATCGGCCTTCTCGGATCGGAGAGCCCGGCCCTTGACCTGCGAAGCGCGTTTGAGACCAGTTTTATCGGCTCCGGCTGCCCCACCACCCGTTTCGAGAGTCTTTCTTCCATGTGAACGAGTTTCTCGACTTCCTCTTCAACCAGGCTTGATACTGGTATTCCCGTCCACTTCGATACAACCGCGGCTATATCTTCGGCACTTACTTCCTCGCGAAGCATTTTCCTTTGGCTCTGTATTTCGGAAAGCTCCGCGCCGAGGCTCTCCAGATCCTTTTCAAGTTCCGGGATTCTGCCATAAAGAAATTCGGATGCGCGGGAGAGGTCTCCTTCTCTCTGCGCTCTCTCCGCATCGATTCTTCCGTTCTCTATTTCCTCTTTGGTCCTTCTTATTCTCGATATGCAGTCTTTTTCCTTCTGCCAGTGCGCCTCAAGTATCTCCGCTTCCTTCTTTAGTTCCGAGAGGTTTTTTTCAATCCCTTCAAGCTTTCCCAGAAGTTCAGGTTCCTGCTCTTTTTTAAATCCCTCCCTTTCTATCTCAAGGCGCATTATCTTTCTTTTTATTTCGTCTATCTCGGTCGGCACGGAGTCAATCTCCATTTTGAGCCGCGCCGAGGCTTCATCCATAAGGTCAACGGCCTTGTCCGGCAGAAACCTCCCGGAGATATACCTGTTTGAAAGCTGGGAGGCGGCAACAAGAGCTTCGTCCTTGATTTTCACGCCGTGATGAACTTCATATTTTTCCTTAAGACCTCTTAGGATCGACACGGTTTCCTCCACGGAAGGCTCATCAACGTAGACCTGCTGAAACCTGCGTTCAAGGGCGGCGTCTTTTTCTATGTGATTTCTGTATTCATCAAGAGTGGTCGCACCTATGCAGTGAAGTTCTCCGCGCGCAAGGGCCGGCTTGAGCATGTTTGACGCGTCCATAGCTCCATCGGCCGCCCCTGCTCCCACGACGGTGTGTATTTCGTCTATGAAAAGAATTATCTCTCCTTGGGATTCCGTAACCTCTTTGAGTACCGCCTTGAGCCTCTCTTCGAACTGTCCCCTGTACTTCGCCCCGGCGAGAAGCGATCCCAGATCGAGGGAAATGAGCTTCTTATCCTTAAGTCCTTCTGGAACATCGGAGTCGACTATGCGCTGGGCAAGCCCCTCCACTATGGCCGTTTTCCCCACTCCGGGTTCCCCTATGAGGACAGGATTGTTCTTCGTTCTTCGAAGAAGTACCCGTATCACATTCCTTATCTCGTCGTCTCTTCCTATAACAGGGTCTATGCCTCCGCTTCGGGCAAGCTCGGTGAAATCTTTTCCGTATTGGCGAAGCGGTTCCATCGTGTCTTCAGGATTTTGCGTGTCCACTGTCTGGTTACCTCTCAGTTCTTTTAGTGATTTTAATATCCCTTCCTTGGTTACATCCGATTCCGAAAAGCTGTCTTTAAGAGACCCGGTGGCGTGAGAAACCACTCCAATCAGAAGGTGTTCGGTACTTACATAGGCGTCCCCGAGATATCGCGCTTCTTTGTCAGCCGACCGGATAGCAGAGTCAAGTTCTCTGCTCATGTATACCTGATCAGATGCTCCCTTTACCTTGGGAAGCCTGGATATCTGTTCGGCGGCCGTCCGCGCAAGCTCCCGGGGGTCGGATTCCAGCTGCTCCAGAATCCTGGTTGGCATCCCGGGCTTACTTAGCAGGGCCGCGAATAAATGGGGCAAGTCAACTACTTGGTTTTCGTTGTCGCTTGCCGCGTTTCGTGCCTCCACGATAGCTTCTTGGGCCTTCAATGTGAGTTTTTCGGGCGAAATCATCTCACACACAAAATAATTCTTCTTTGCCCGGAATCAAGAAATTGGCTGGAATAAAAAAGATAGGGAACACAGAACAAAGTTGCGCAACAATCCCCAAGAGCGGTTAAAGCACCGCACGCGTAACTTTTTTGTGTTGCCTATAAAAACCGGGATATTGCAGGGACGCAGACTATAGTGCCGCTACATTATTTCCCAAGAATGCTCACGACGCAGGTGATACCGTCCATGGCGGGCTGGGCGCCTCCCATGGTCTCGATAATACCGACTTTGGCATCTTTCACCTGGCGTTCAGGCTCAACTTCCTCTCTTAGCTGCCTTACGATCTCAGCGGTCTGAAGAAGTCCGGTAGCCCCAACGGGATGTCCCCGTGAAAGCAGGCCGCCGCTTGGGTTGACGGCAACTTTATCACCGCCCACCCACGTGCTTTTTTCGTCTATGAGGGTAGCTCCCTCTCCCTTTTCGCAAAAGCCCAGGGATTCCACAACCATCATCTCCGCTATTGAGAAAGCATCGTGAATTTCAGCCACGTCCATGTCCTCGGGTCCCAGTCCTGCCATTTCATAAGCCATCTGGGAGGTTCTCCAGACATTTTCGGAAGGATCGCAGGTAAGGCCTGTGGGACTGCTGTACTTGCCCGACTGGGCAACACAGCCCAGGATCTTTATTGGCATCTTTTTAGCAAGTTCTCCGACATGTTCCTCGGAACACAGCACCGCGGCCGCGGCCGCGTCCCCAACGGGACAGCACATGTTGCGCGTAAGCGGGTCGGCAATCATCGGCGCATTCAGTACTTCTTCCACCGTGGTGGGCTTTCTGTACTGGGCAAGAGGATTCAGGGAGGCGTGGTAGCGACTTTTTACGACGACTTCGGCCAGCTGTTCCAGGGTAACTCCGTATTCGCTCATGTACTTTGAAGCTCTTATCGCGTAGAGTCCGGGCATTCCCATGCCGATGGAAACCTCAAGGTCGTCTTCCTCAAGGGGTAGGGGACCTCCGGAGAGAATTCTACTCAGATTCTCGACACCGAGAGCGAGGGCTATGTCGTACTGTCCGTAGGCTACGGTTCTCCAAGCTTCCCAGAGGGAAAGCGTTCCGCTTCCGCAAGCACCCTCCACATTTATGGTCGGCTGTCCGACGAGACCTATTTCCTTAAGAGCTCTCTGTCCGACTCCCATGCCTTGGTAGACATGACCGCAGAACGCGATTTCTATTTTCCGCGCGTGAATTTCCGAGTCCTGTATCGCGGCCCATGCGGCTTCTCTTGCGAGGACGTGAGCCGGTTTGTCGGGAAATCTTCCGCAGGCGGTGTTTCCCACTCCTATAATGTAAACGTCTCTCATTGATAATTCCTCCAGCTTGCACTTTAAATTCGGCAATAAAATGTATACAAAATCGTTTGCGTTGTAAAATTTACGAGATTTTGATTTTCGATGATGAAATTTTCGCAATTTAATGGTATGATGTCTGGAGAGGTTTTGGAGTTTAACTCTGAATAAAAAATACCCAGATAGGAGGTTATTAATATGAGTGATGTACCAAGTGCCAGCGAAGTTGGTAATATCATGGACACCTTCAGTTCCATAGGACTAAGAAGGTCCATCAGATGGTATGAGCCGCATCAGTCCGTTGAGAAATGGAAGGTTCAGGCCATGCTGGAAGCTGCCAGGCTTTCTCCTACGGCAGGCAACTTCAATGGCCAAAGAGCAATAGTTGTATACAGGGATGAAGATCCCGAAATATGGGAGTTTATATCCGACTGGAGTCAGATTACAACGCAGATGGCTCCCGTGCTTATCTTCTGGTGCTACGACATGGGCAACTACGACACAATGGGTCAGTCTATCCACGACCTTCTAAGAACCGGAGCACTCGATAAGGCGCACGGCTGGGAATATGACAGGGTATCCAGGCTGTTCCCGCTTCCTGCAATGCTTCCCGATGCGGTACTGCACCGGCTTGCCGCGATCGATCTTGGAAACGCGATACAGAATGCCTGTCTTGTTGCGACGTCCTTGGGTCTCGGAACCTGCCTTAACGGCGCCAGCGGTGGAGCCAGAAGGAACACGAAAGCAAAGTTCAATCTTCCAGACACTTACGTGTTCAGCTGGCTTATGACCGTCGGTTATCCCGCTGAGAGCATGGACGGCGGCGGAGCAAGAAGCCGACCTCCGTTTGAAACCATGTTCTTCGAAAAACAGGTCGGAAACGCCTTCCCGAGAGATCCCGAGGTAGTAAAGCTTCTTGAGGATCTGAACATGCTTCAGCCATCAGGACCTCTTCCCGGAAGACTTGAGGAGATCAACAAGCTCACCAAACGTTTCGGTCTCGGAGACGAGTGGCTTACGGACTGGAAGCTTGAAGATTCCCAGCTTGGAGATCTTGCGGGAGACAAGAAACCTGAGCCCCTCAGTGCCGAGGAAGTTCAGGCTTCGGCCGCGGGTGCATCCGCTGACCCCTCGGGCTTTACCCTCAAACCGACGGTGAAGCGGGAGGAGATCCAGAAGTACAGGGAAGAAAAAGGCATAGGGGATGCCGACTAGTTCTTATCAAAAATAAACAAGGAGGTTTTGGTAATGGCAGAGATAACGCTGAATATTCCAGATCCGATTCATGACAGAATAAAAAGGAGAGCCGAGCAAACCAAAAATACCGATATTGGTATTATAATCGCTACTCTGGCTCTTACTTTCGGCGCCGCGTTTTATGACCATACAAAGTGGCTCCAGAATCTAGATGGAGTAGACGACAAGTCTAAGCCTTGGTAAGGTCACGGAAGTAAAAAACAAAAAGGGGGATGTTCGTGCGAACGGTCATCCCCCTTTTTTATTGCTTTTACAAACAAGACTGCTAAAGCCCTTGGGAAACTAAGGCGAGCTATGCAGCAGGGAAGGCGAGAAACTGCTTTTCAGTTTTTCCCCCAAGTTAGAATTCCGGAGTTTGGCATCCGCATCGGTTTCTTCAACGAATTTCTCTATATAGAGAAGTAACTCTCTGAAATTTCTTCCGTTTCTGGCTGATACAAACGGCGTTTCAGGAAATGCCTCGTGAAGAGCAGCTTGTGTATCCGCATCGGCCTGATCAACCTTATTAAACACGAGAATGCTTGGTATGTCTTCGAACTCCATGGATTCTACGATCTTAATTACCGAATCTATTTTTTCCCTGACCTCGGGATCGCTTGCGTCCGCGACGTGAAGCAGCAGGTCAGCTTCTCCTATCTCTTCAAGCGTAGCCCTGAACGCATTTATGAGTTCTTTTGGAAGCTTGCTTATAAAGCCTACCGTGTCAGTCATAAGTACGTGCTTTCCTCCAGGAAGCATAACCCTTCTCGTTGTCGGGTTAAGAGTTGAGAAAAGCTTGTCCTGAGTCATGATGGAAGCCTTAGTCAGACGATTAAAAAGCGTTGACTTGCCGACATTTGTGTACCCTATGAAAGACAGGGTCGGAATTTTCGAGGTTTTCCTGTTTTTTCTCGTGTGTTCCCTTCTTCTGCAAAGACCGTCAATCTGTTTTTCGAGTTGTTCGATCTGTTTTCTTATGTTTCTTCTTTCCTGCTCCAGTTTCTTCTCTCCGGGACCTCTTGTTCCTATTCCGCCCCCCAGCTGGGAAAAAGCAGCTCCCTTGCCTTTAAGTCTCGGTAAATTGTATTGAAATTCGGCAAGCCTTGCTTGGATCTTTCCTTCGTTTGTCTTGGCGTGTTTAGCGAATATCTGTATTATCAGCTGACTTCGGTCCATTATATCGAGACCGGATTCCTCCCCGATAGCGTTTGCCTGGGCGGGGGTAAGCTCCGTGTCGAAAATTATGGTGTCCGCTCCAAGGTGCTTGGCGTGAAGAGCAATTTCCCTGAGTTTGCCTCTGCCGACGAGGTAACGAGGATCTATGTTTTTTCTTGTCTGAACCATCTTGTCGAGCACCACTTTCTCGGCAGAAAGAGCCAGAGAGTTAAGTTCCCCAAGGGATTTCTCGGCCAGGTAGCGGAATTTGGTGCTGAACCCCACGAGCATCACTCCTTCCCTGTTTTCCTTGCCTCCGTTCTTTAGGAAAGCATGCCTGAGAGATTCTTCTATACCATCTATTTCCTGTTCGAGATTAATGTTTATTCGACCCAGGTCCGAAAACTTCGAAATCTCCCATTTCACCTGACTTTCTCCATTCGGTGGAACAAGGTTCGCATACTCAAAGCGTCCGGCTGAACCGTTTTGACCAGTAGATACCGAAGCCACCAGATCGAGTCTTTCGCTTGCCAGAGTTATCAGGTCGGAATTTGTAAGACCGGATCCCTTGAGATTGGTTCTTAGAGCGCGAAAGCCCCTGAGTCTGTATTTTGCTCTTCTCCTTCTTCCAAGCAGTTTTTCAAAAGGAAAATCGCAAGGTTCTCCGATGAAGACAAATCTTATCTTTCCCTTGCGGTTAATAAGTACCGTTATAGTTCTTTTAAGTTCGCCCGAGAAGGCTAAAAGAGTTCGGGTGAGTTCAGGGGTTAGTAACCGATCTTGGGGGATTTTCCTCTTGTATATCCTGAGCAGGTTCTTCAGGTCGCTTTTCGTAAGTCCCGAGGTATTTCCGTAGATTCTATCTATCTTTTGTTTCCCCTTGATGCTTATATTATTATATTGTGCAAGGAATTTGAAGCGTTTTCGGCGAAACTAGGGAAAAATCTATACCAGTTCACGGGTTTTTCAGGGCTGGGAACAGCGAAGCTTTTTGTTTCCAGAAACTCCGGATTAAAAGCTGCAGGGCAGGGTGATGTGCCGTGGAAACGGAAAAACAGCCATGGATCGCTGAGTTTTACGAAAAAGAAAAAGTCTCAGACGACTCAGATGATATATATGAGGAGATGAAGGAAGCCTCAGATTTTCTCTGCCGCAGCTTTGAGACCCATGTGGAGTCTTTAAACAAGGAATACGGCCGAGACACAATCAGCGTGATTGCACCGCCTCCGGGTTTTATGCACGCGGTTTTTGACACTGGAGCAAAAACTCCCGGGTTTTTAATCCTTTTCGGCACTTCAAAGCTGATTATGGTTCTTTGCGGGAACGAAAAAGCCGTCACCTTCGTTGGAAGAAAAATTGATCCCGACCCTCAAAAACCGAAGAAAAATATGAAACTCCTCGGAATAAACTGGGAAGAGAAAAAGAGCGGGGGATATCTTTTCCGGGACAGTACTGGAGTGGAGATTGAGGTCCACGAACTTATCCTGCGGGTAATCCGCTGGGGCGCTACCTAGGGAGTAAGAACAAGGTGTGTTAAGAAGGCGATGACCATTATGAGTCCAATAAGTATTGGCACGCCGAGTATGTATTTAAACCCTTCTTTTTCGTGTGGTTCGAGATTGAACATGATGGCGCAAAGATAACCTATGCTTTGCATCATTGCAAAGCTTTATTGAACAGGTTTTGAAATTTTGTTAAGTTTCTACAGTGATGATTGAATATGTAACTCCCTTTTTCCGCCCTCCAAGCGAACACAAGAGCTTTATTCTGCAAGCTACCATCGGCTGCTCCCACAACAAATGCACCTATTGCGCCATGTACAGAAAAGAAACCCAGAAATTCAGGGTAAGGCCTATGGGCGAAATCAAGGAGATCATTGATGCCGCCGAGCGCAATGGGTTGCTTGAACGAAGGGTTTTCATAGCGGATGGCAACGCACTTGTTCTCTCCACGGCAAAACTCATGGAAATAATGGACTATCTCCACGAAAAAGCCCCGGGTCTTGAGAGAATCACTATGTACGCGAATGTAGGAGACATACTCAGAAAATCTGTTGAAGACCTCACGCGTCTCCGGGAAAACGGCCTCTCCATGGTCTACATAGGTTTTGAAAGCGGAGACGACATTGTGCTGGAGAGAATAGAGAAGGGGGCGAACTTTGCCGAGACTGTTGAAGCCTCAAGAAAACTGAAAGCCTCTGGGATAATGAATTCGGTTATGGTTCTTCTCGGTATCGGCGGAAAAGACAGGAGCAGGGAGCACGCTTTGGCTACAGGGAAACTTCTTACGGAATGCGATCCGGAATATGTCGGAGCTCTCTCCCTTCAACTTCGTCCCGGAGCTCCTATTTACGAGCAGTGGCAGGAAGGGCTTTTTGAGCTTCCGGACAAATTTCAGATGATAGAGGAACTTGAAACCATAGTTGAGAATACGGAGCTCTCCGACGGTTATTTCTATTCAAACCATATATCGAACTATCTTCCTGTCAGGGCTAAATTCCCCGAGGAAAAAAGCAGAGTTCTTGAAGACATAAAAGAAGTGTTAAGAACCAGAGACGAAGCTTTTCTTCGTCCGGATTATTACAGAGACGTAGTAAACCAGTACTGAAAAAAACTTAAGGAGGCTGAAATGGGAAAAATTGCAACAACTTCCCCGGTTTGGGGATGCAGTGTGAGTGACCTTAGAGCGCTCGCGGGAATTACTGAAGAAGCGGGTTTTGACGGTATCTTCTCTCCCGAGGTACCGCCTTACAACGCCATAACCAACGCTCAGGTGTTTGCGGAGTGCACCGAGAAGATAAATGTCGGAACGTGGATAGCCAACATATACATGCGCCAGCCTGTAGTGGCTACCGCGACTGCGCTTACCATACAGGAAATAACGGACGGAAGAATGATTCTCGGACTCGGAGTCAGTCACAAGCCTGTTAACAATAGATACGATATAGACATGGGAAACCCGATTGAGGCGATGAGAAGCTACGTCGGGGAAGTGAGGGCCTTTGCCGACGGAACGTCTCCAAGGCTTTCTCTTAAAAGACAAGTGCCGGATCTCCCGGTCCATATAGCGGGACTCACTAAAGCCGCGGCGGAGCTTGCCGGAGAGGTTGCCGACGGCATAATGCCGTATCTATGCCCTCCCGCCTATATAGCTACCTTAAAAGGGCATGTTGCTGCGGGCGCCGCAAAAGCGGAAAGGGATCCTTCAGCCATATCGATTACAAACGGCATTCCGTCCTTTGTCTCGGATGATGGAGACGCAGCCGTTGCCGCAGCCAAAAGAGGGCTCGGTCCGTACGCCAGGTTTCCCTTTTACCAGAGACTCATAAGAAACATAGGTTTCGGGGATATAATCGACCAAGTGCAGGACGGAGCAAATCCGGCCGAAGTTTTCACCGATGAGCTGATAGATTCGGTGGCGCTTGCCGGCACGCCGGATAACTGCAAGAAAAAACTCGAGGAGCATTTCACGGCTGGGGTCGATCTTGCCATATTGGTTCCCGGACCGGTAGGAAAGCAGAGTAATATAGAGGTAATGGAGATAACAGCTAAAGCTTATTCTTAAGTTTTTTGCAGACTAGAAGAGCGGAAAATAAACGATATTTTCCGCTCTTTCCTCTCTCCATAAATCTGCATATCTTTCCATAATCAATCATTTTTCCGGAACCTGCCGCTGCAATTGGAATTTTTTCACTCACGTGGTTGAGAACGGAATTTTATAAAAGTATAATTACGGCGATTTTATTCTCTTTGCCCTGGTCTGCCTGAGCGTGAGTATCGATAATAACATTCTATCCCTGCTCATATTCCTTCCTCTTCTGGGAGCTGTGGTTCTTGCGCTTCTGCCATATTTCCAGAAGGTTTCCGATCACCAGTTAAAAACGGTTGCGTTTTTAATAACCTTGGCCGAATTTGTAGTATCACTCCCGCTTTTCTTCAGGTTCAACGGTTCTCTTTCCATCATGCAGTTTGAAGAGAAAATCCCCTGGCTTACGGACCTGGGAGTATCTTATCACCTTGGAGTTGACGGTCTTAGCCTTCTGCTTGTGCTTCTCACGACCTTCCTTTTCCCGATTACGATTCTTTGCTCCTGGAACGCAATAAAAGGCGGATGGAGGGCATTCCTCTGTCTTACTCTTTTTCTTGAATCGGCGCTCATCGGAACCTTCACCGCGCTGGATATGATTCTTTTCTTCATATTCTGGGAGGCGGTACTGATTCCGATGTATTTCATCATAGGGATCTGGGGGTCTTCCAGAAGAATCTATGCGGCAATAAAATTCTTCATCTATACGGCGCTTGGGAGCGGGCTCATGCTGGTGGCGATCATTTACATGTACTACGCTCACATAGACCAGTTCGGCTTTGCGTCAATGAACCTCTTTGATCTCCAAAGAACAAGTCTCGTTTTTGACGGCATACTGAGTCCCCAGGGGCTTGTGTTCCTGGCGTTCTTCCTGGCTTTTGCAATCAAGGTTCCGATGTTTCCGTTCCATACCTGGCTTCCTGACGCCCATGTTGAAGCACCCACTCCCGGAAGCGTCATACTCGCAGGCGTGCTCCTTAAGATGGGGACCTACGCGGTGATAAGGTTTCTCATCCCGTTTTTCCCGGAGGCGATAGATGCATACACCGGAGTTCTCATAGCTCTTTCGATTACCGGAATAATCTACGGAGCGATGGTGGCATTCATGCAGACGGATCTCAAGAAGCTGGTCGCCTACTCAAGCGTGAGTCACATGGGGCTTATAATGCTGGGCGTGTTCATCTTTAACCTCCACGGTGTGCAGGGCGGAATCTACCAGATGATAGGCCACGGTCTTTCCACCGGAGCTCTGTTTATTCTTGTCGGGATGATATACGAAAGACGCCACACCAAAATGATTTCGGAATTCGGCGGGCTTGCGAAAGTGATGCCGATTTTTGCGCTATTTTTCATGATCGCCATGCTTTCTTCTATAGGGCTTCCTCTCCTAAACGGTTTTATCGGAGAATTTCTGATTCTGCTGGGAGTGTTCGCGGAAAGCTACTGGTACGCCGCGCTTGGGGCCACGGGACTTGTGCTTGGGGCCGTTTACATGCTCTGGGCATACCAGAGGGTGATGTTTGGACCTGTAATAAAGAAAATAAATTTGGGACTTAAGGATCTTAATCCCAGGGAGATAGCCCTTATGATTCCTCTCGCCGTAATGATGGTTCTGATGGGGGTCTATCCGCAACCATTTCTCTCAAAAATGGAACCCACGGTAACAAGAATAATAGATGGGACACAGCAAGAAGCTTTCCGTGTGGATGCCACTCTGCCGGAAACCCAGAGAAACAGGCCTTAGAGCTATAACCGGCCGGCTTTCAGGCGGCTGTTTGCAGGCTTGATCGAATCGATGTCTTTTAAAAAGCTCATAACAAAAAAAGTCGAGTTCTCTGCCTCTCACAGGTACTGGAACAAGAACTGGAGCGAGGAAAAAAACCGTGAGTTTTACGGCAAATCGAGCCTGCCGGGCGGACACGGGCATAATTTCGCGCTTGAAGTCACGGTAGAGGGAGAAATAAACCTGGAGACGGGAATGATTATTAACCTCTTTGACCTGAAGCGAATCATTTCCTCTGTTCTGGCCGATTTTGACCACAAGAACTTAAATGAAGACAATCCGCGTTTTCAGGATCTTATACCAACGACGGAAAACATAGCCAAGGTTCTCTGGGAAATGGTTGAGGAGAAAGTCCTTGAGAGGGACGACTGCCGTCTCTATAAAATAAGGGTATATGAAACAGACGATCTTTTCGTCGACTACCGCAAATGCTGAAA from Candidatus Dadabacteria bacterium encodes:
- a CDS encoding 6-carboxytetrahydropterin synthase; amino-acid sequence: MSFKKLITKKVEFSASHRYWNKNWSEEKNREFYGKSSLPGGHGHNFALEVTVEGEINLETGMIINLFDLKRIISSVLADFDHKNLNEDNPRFQDLIPTTENIAKVLWEMVEEKVLERDDCRLYKIRVYETDDLFVDYRKC